The Thalassoroseus pseudoceratinae genome has a segment encoding these proteins:
- a CDS encoding PSD1 and planctomycete cytochrome C domain-containing protein has product MSIAEFRLASCLLLMFALTLPLPLSADEQKPTIDETHSQKMKAGLVLFKDHVREILVEKCLECHGGKSTKADFDLATRENLLESGYVGKNADDSYLLELIKHTAEPHMPFKAPRLSETEIDHIEKWLDLGAPFDKPLVDGKTTTAKTSTVTDADREFWSFRPLQVVSPPASKGKQETDRNAIDAFVRKRLAENELDLLPPADKAVLIRRLSFDLLGLPPTPQQVAEFVADPDPNAYEKLVERLLDSPRYGERWARHWMDVARFAESHGYEQDYNRPHAYHYRDFLVQALNDDMPYDQFVRWQIAGDEFAPENPLAMMATGFLGAGAFPTQLTEQEFESARYDELDDIIGTIGTAFLGLTVGCARCHDHKFDPISARDYYQLAATFATTIRSEIELPRDPQTGLPAGPVVKPSKDEKANTAKKTAVPKVKVQVTSEGYPHMKHHADGRGFPHFYPEVHYLKRGDANQKDGVADAGYLDVLKRNGKGDDYWTVTPPEDSQQSFRRTGIANWLTDTTNGAGHLAARVIVNRLWHHHFGRGIVSTPSDFGFQGGRPSHPELLDWLAVDLVHHGWKLKRLHKLIVMSQTYRQQTAPDEATAKELALRTSLFGRWSPRRLEAEAIRDGMLAVSGLLDETPFGPGTLNQNMKRRSIYFFIKRSQLIPTMMLFDWPEHLVGIGRRSTTTVAPQALAFLNSPQCRQYAEGLANRTDGLETTAAIEKVYQLLFSREPTMEEAEISQQFLTMQAELHNEANPQKAQRLALVDWCQMMLSTNEFLYLQ; this is encoded by the coding sequence ATGAGCATTGCTGAATTTCGCCTCGCATCGTGCTTGCTTCTCATGTTTGCCCTCACGCTGCCATTGCCTCTCAGTGCCGATGAACAAAAACCGACCATCGACGAAACGCACTCGCAGAAGATGAAAGCCGGCTTGGTCTTGTTCAAGGACCATGTTCGCGAAATTCTGGTCGAGAAATGCTTGGAGTGCCACGGTGGGAAATCTACGAAAGCGGACTTCGATCTGGCCACCCGTGAGAACTTGCTCGAAAGCGGTTATGTCGGAAAAAATGCAGACGACAGTTATTTGCTCGAATTGATCAAGCACACTGCCGAACCACATATGCCGTTCAAGGCTCCAAGGCTCTCCGAAACGGAAATCGATCACATCGAAAAATGGCTCGATCTCGGCGCGCCGTTCGATAAGCCTTTGGTCGATGGCAAGACGACCACAGCGAAAACATCGACCGTCACCGACGCCGACCGCGAGTTCTGGTCCTTCCGTCCGCTGCAAGTTGTCTCACCACCGGCATCAAAGGGAAAGCAGGAGACGGACCGAAACGCGATTGACGCATTTGTCCGCAAGCGACTCGCTGAAAACGAATTGGACTTGCTCCCGCCAGCAGACAAAGCCGTCTTAATTCGACGTCTTTCGTTCGACTTGCTTGGCTTGCCACCGACTCCGCAGCAAGTGGCGGAATTCGTCGCGGACCCCGATCCCAATGCCTACGAAAAGCTCGTCGAAAGACTGCTAGATTCGCCGCGTTACGGTGAGCGGTGGGCACGGCATTGGATGGATGTGGCCCGTTTCGCCGAGAGTCATGGCTACGAGCAAGACTACAACCGCCCACACGCTTATCACTACCGTGATTTTCTCGTCCAGGCCCTAAACGATGACATGCCTTACGACCAATTTGTTCGTTGGCAGATCGCGGGTGACGAGTTCGCTCCCGAGAATCCGTTGGCGATGATGGCCACTGGATTTCTCGGTGCCGGTGCGTTCCCAACCCAACTCACCGAACAGGAATTCGAATCGGCTCGATACGATGAACTCGACGACATAATCGGCACCATCGGCACGGCATTCCTTGGATTGACCGTGGGCTGTGCTCGCTGTCACGACCACAAATTCGATCCCATTTCAGCACGCGACTACTACCAACTCGCGGCCACATTCGCGACGACCATCCGCAGCGAAATCGAACTTCCCCGAGACCCCCAAACCGGACTTCCCGCAGGTCCGGTGGTGAAACCATCCAAGGACGAGAAAGCCAACACCGCGAAGAAAACCGCCGTGCCCAAGGTCAAGGTGCAAGTCACTTCGGAGGGCTATCCGCATATGAAACACCATGCGGACGGTCGTGGTTTCCCACACTTTTACCCGGAAGTCCACTACCTCAAACGTGGTGATGCCAACCAAAAAGACGGAGTCGCGGACGCCGGATACTTGGACGTTCTGAAACGCAACGGAAAAGGCGATGACTATTGGACTGTCACGCCGCCGGAAGACTCCCAGCAGAGTTTTCGGCGAACAGGCATAGCGAATTGGCTGACCGACACAACCAACGGTGCCGGACATTTGGCGGCCCGCGTGATCGTTAATCGCCTCTGGCATCACCACTTCGGTCGGGGCATCGTGAGCACACCGAGCGACTTTGGTTTCCAAGGCGGACGACCATCACATCCCGAATTGCTGGATTGGCTCGCGGTCGATCTTGTTCATCACGGTTGGAAACTCAAGCGTTTGCACAAACTGATCGTCATGAGCCAGACCTATCGGCAACAGACGGCTCCTGATGAAGCCACCGCGAAGGAACTTGCGTTGCGAACGTCGCTATTCGGTCGCTGGTCGCCACGCCGACTCGAAGCCGAAGCAATCCGTGACGGCATGCTCGCCGTCAGTGGATTACTCGATGAAACGCCGTTCGGTCCTGGCACTCTGAACCAGAACATGAAACGCCGCAGCATCTACTTCTTCATCAAACGCAGCCAACTCATTCCGACCATGATGTTGTTCGACTGGCCCGAACATCTTGTCGGCATCGGTCGCCGCAGCACAACGACGGTCGCGCCACAAGCCCTTGCGTTTTTAAACAGTCCACAATGCCGACAATACGCCGAAGGACTTGCCAACCGAACGGACGGTTTGGAAACAACGGCCGCCATCGAAAAGGTCTACCAGCTACTTTTCAGTCGCGAGCCAACAATGGAAGAAGCGGAAATCTCTCAACAATTCCTCACAATGCAGGCGGAACTCCACAACGAAGCGAACCCGCAGAAAGCCCAACGTCTTGCACTGGTCGATTGGTGCCAAATGATGCTCAGCACCAACGAGTTCTTATATCTCCAGTAG
- the glgX gene encoding glycogen debranching protein GlgX — MATSNKPTKTKRPVGKDKRVRGVRTQEQRTGVPSQVRRVWTGRSYPLGATWDGKGVNFALYAENATKVELCLFDTPDAEQESIRIPMPEQTDLVWHCYLPDVIPGQIYGYRVHGPYEPSQGHRFNPNKVLLDPYAKAIARRANWDDSLFGYEIGNSEEDLSFDSRNGAAYAPLAMVVDPAFTWGDDRRPNHPWNRTVIYEMHVRGFTKRHPEIQEAWQGTYMGLGSEPSINHLKNLGVNAVELLPVQYFPNDRHLIDKGLTNYWGYNTLGYFAPQSWFASESEGLDTVREFKTMVRNLHAADIEVILDVVYNHTAEGNQMGPTLSFRGIDNAAYYRLSPEDPRYYMDYTGCGNTFDMTNPRVLQLIMDSLRYWITEMHVDGFRFDLASTLARELHEVNKLGAFFDIIHQDPIISQCKLIAEPWDLGEGGYQVGNFPIGWSEWNGKYRDTVRSFWKGDGGVVSEFATRFCGSSDLYEWSSRRPHASINFITCHDGFNLNDLVSYNEKHNEANGEDGNDGADDNISWNCGVEGPTDDPQIIEFRERKKRSMLATLMFSQGVPMLLAGDEIGHTKHGNNNTYCQDNELTWLNWDLDERQQKLLNFTREVIRIWQSQPVLRRRRFFHGEAIEGSNAPDIAWLYPDGEEMDAEGWNTGFARSVGVILFGDSIDVDEHGEQISGDTLLLCFNGDQANPIDFTLPMTDESYPWELVLDTADQEAEVEVFPAESQYTVQPAALVMLRLKSPEDEKTVH, encoded by the coding sequence ATGGCAACTTCGAATAAGCCAACCAAAACAAAGCGACCCGTTGGCAAGGATAAACGGGTCCGAGGTGTTCGAACGCAGGAACAACGGACGGGGGTGCCGTCACAAGTTCGACGGGTCTGGACGGGACGCTCTTATCCTCTGGGGGCGACTTGGGATGGCAAGGGGGTCAACTTCGCGTTGTATGCCGAGAACGCCACCAAGGTCGAACTCTGTCTTTTCGACACTCCGGATGCGGAACAGGAATCCATCCGGATTCCGATGCCCGAACAGACCGACTTGGTTTGGCATTGTTATCTTCCGGACGTCATTCCCGGACAGATCTACGGATACCGGGTTCATGGTCCGTACGAACCGTCGCAGGGGCATCGATTCAATCCGAACAAAGTGTTGCTCGATCCCTATGCCAAGGCCATTGCGCGACGCGCTAACTGGGACGATTCGCTGTTCGGTTATGAAATCGGGAACTCTGAAGAGGACTTGTCCTTTGATTCGCGTAACGGTGCTGCGTATGCGCCGTTGGCGATGGTTGTCGATCCGGCGTTCACGTGGGGAGATGATCGCCGCCCGAATCATCCGTGGAATCGGACGGTCATCTACGAGATGCACGTTCGTGGTTTCACGAAGCGGCATCCCGAGATTCAAGAAGCATGGCAAGGAACCTACATGGGACTGGGTTCAGAGCCGTCCATCAATCATTTGAAGAATTTGGGCGTCAATGCGGTGGAACTTCTGCCGGTGCAGTATTTCCCGAATGACCGCCACCTGATCGACAAAGGTTTGACGAATTATTGGGGCTACAACACACTCGGGTATTTTGCTCCGCAGTCTTGGTTTGCTTCGGAGTCGGAAGGGTTGGACACGGTCCGCGAATTCAAGACGATGGTCCGAAACCTCCACGCCGCCGATATCGAAGTCATCCTCGATGTTGTCTACAACCACACCGCTGAAGGCAATCAGATGGGGCCGACGTTGTCGTTCCGCGGAATTGACAATGCGGCTTACTATCGGCTGTCGCCCGAAGATCCCCGTTACTACATGGACTACACCGGTTGCGGCAACACCTTTGACATGACGAACCCCCGAGTGCTGCAACTCATCATGGATAGTCTGCGGTACTGGATCACGGAAATGCACGTCGACGGTTTCCGCTTCGACCTAGCCAGCACACTTGCCCGGGAACTGCACGAGGTCAATAAACTGGGCGCGTTCTTCGACATCATCCATCAAGACCCAATCATCAGCCAATGCAAGTTGATCGCTGAACCATGGGACTTGGGCGAAGGCGGGTATCAGGTTGGCAACTTCCCGATTGGTTGGTCGGAATGGAACGGCAAGTACCGAGACACGGTCCGAAGTTTCTGGAAGGGCGACGGTGGCGTTGTCAGCGAGTTTGCCACGCGATTCTGTGGGTCCAGTGATCTCTATGAATGGTCGAGTCGTCGACCCCACGCGAGCATCAATTTTATTACTTGCCACGACGGGTTCAATCTGAACGACTTGGTGTCTTACAACGAGAAGCACAACGAGGCCAACGGAGAGGACGGCAATGACGGGGCGGACGACAACATCAGTTGGAACTGTGGTGTCGAAGGGCCGACGGATGATCCACAAATCATCGAGTTTCGCGAACGCAAAAAACGCAGCATGCTCGCGACGTTGATGTTCTCGCAAGGCGTACCGATGTTGCTGGCGGGCGATGAGATCGGTCACACGAAGCACGGGAACAACAACACGTATTGTCAGGACAATGAACTGACATGGCTGAACTGGGACCTCGACGAACGACAGCAAAAACTCCTGAATTTCACACGTGAGGTGATCCGCATTTGGCAGAGTCAGCCGGTCTTGAGACGCCGCCGTTTCTTCCACGGCGAAGCGATCGAAGGTTCCAACGCGCCGGACATCGCTTGGCTCTACCCCGATGGCGAGGAAATGGACGCCGAGGGTTGGAATACGGGATTCGCCCGCAGTGTCGGCGTGATTCTCTTTGGTGATTCGATCGACGTGGACGAGCACGGCGAGCAAATATCCGGCGATACCCTGCTCCTGTGCTTCAACGGCGACCAAGCAAACCCAATCGACTTCACGCTTCCGATGACGGATGAAAGTTACCCATGGGAATTGGTGCTCGACACGGCCGATCAGGAGGCGGAAGTGGAAGTGTTCCCGGCGGAATCCCAATACACCGTCCAACCGGCGGCGTTGGTGATGTTGCGACTCAAATCACCTGAAGATGAGAAGACAGTTCATTAA
- the rpe gene encoding ribulose-phosphate 3-epimerase, giving the protein MSRQEVQSQLSQATPVIAPSMLKCDFSRLRDEIEALISAGAGLIHWDVMDGNFVPNLSYGAMVIESVREATTIPCEAHLMISDPAKYVDEYLQAGCDVVTFHVEAVEDPLPLLEKIRNADALAGLAFNPSTPVEAIKPYLDSCDLVLVMSVEPGFGGQKFMPSALDKLTELRKILPGGVRLSVDGGIGSGTTGQTANAGADTFVVGSAIFNTNDYSGAIKMLKSEAESS; this is encoded by the coding sequence ATGAGTCGACAGGAAGTCCAATCCCAACTCAGTCAGGCGACGCCCGTTATCGCACCTTCGATGTTGAAGTGTGATTTCAGCCGCTTGCGTGATGAAATCGAAGCACTCATTTCCGCCGGTGCTGGCCTGATCCATTGGGATGTGATGGACGGTAACTTTGTGCCGAATTTGTCCTACGGCGCGATGGTCATTGAGAGTGTGCGTGAAGCCACGACCATCCCCTGCGAAGCTCATTTGATGATTTCGGATCCGGCGAAGTATGTGGATGAGTATCTACAAGCTGGGTGCGATGTCGTGACGTTTCACGTTGAAGCCGTCGAAGACCCCCTGCCCTTGCTGGAGAAAATCCGAAATGCGGACGCGTTGGCAGGTCTGGCGTTCAATCCGTCGACTCCTGTTGAAGCCATCAAACCGTATCTGGATTCCTGTGATCTTGTACTGGTCATGAGTGTTGAACCGGGGTTTGGTGGCCAGAAGTTTATGCCGTCGGCCTTGGATAAGTTGACAGAACTCCGCAAAATTCTGCCCGGCGGCGTGCGATTGTCGGTTGATGGCGGAATCGGTTCGGGAACCACGGGTCAAACAGCCAACGCTGGGGCCGACACCTTTGTGGTCGGCAGTGCCATCTTCAATACCAATGATTATTCGGGAGCGATTAAAATGTTGAAATCGGAAGCCGAATCGAGTTAG
- a CDS encoding lipopolysaccharide kinase InaA family protein, whose protein sequence is MKSGLLDPTVTTSLQTTDFDHGRLRIANDFVELFRQDDRLTFASLMDSSIGTVAKNVLAERVTSRFTLTAPDGSERAFYIKRHEPSPWREYLKPYLRLRRPILGARNEWNAIQHFHAENIPTMTPVAIGEDGRRSFLITEAIENCCKLSDYLAAPETTADTVQRMSTNIAKLARRMHAAGLHHQDFYLGHLMVPEADVWSKLLVIDLGRARRVPRLSQHWIVKDLSQLLYSARDLTDWDVNEFLEVYLDRPLQQSDRRFYNRIGSKVAGIKQHSEKNQL, encoded by the coding sequence ATGAAAAGCGGGCTGCTTGACCCGACGGTCACCACGTCATTGCAAACGACGGACTTCGATCATGGTCGACTCCGCATCGCGAATGACTTTGTGGAACTGTTCCGGCAAGATGATCGACTGACCTTCGCCTCACTGATGGATTCCTCGATTGGTACGGTGGCGAAGAATGTGCTCGCGGAACGTGTGACGAGCCGCTTCACTCTGACCGCTCCCGACGGCAGCGAACGTGCGTTTTACATCAAGCGTCACGAACCGTCACCGTGGCGGGAATACCTCAAGCCGTATTTGCGACTTCGCCGGCCGATTCTCGGTGCACGAAACGAGTGGAATGCGATTCAGCACTTCCATGCGGAAAACATCCCCACGATGACGCCCGTTGCAATTGGCGAAGACGGACGGCGTTCCTTTCTCATCACCGAAGCCATCGAGAACTGTTGCAAGTTGTCCGACTACCTCGCGGCTCCCGAAACGACCGCGGACACGGTGCAGCGGATGTCGACCAACATTGCCAAGCTAGCGCGACGAATGCACGCCGCCGGCTTGCACCATCAGGATTTCTACTTGGGGCATCTCATGGTGCCGGAAGCCGATGTTTGGTCGAAACTATTGGTGATCGATCTCGGCCGAGCACGTCGGGTCCCCCGCTTGAGTCAACATTGGATCGTGAAGGATCTTTCGCAACTGCTGTATTCCGCTCGTGACTTGACCGATTGGGATGTCAACGAGTTCCTCGAAGTGTATCTCGATCGCCCACTTCAGCAATCCGATCGGCGATTTTACAACCGCATCGGTAGTAAGGTTGCGGGGATCAAGCAGCATTCCGAGAAGAACCAACTATGA
- a CDS encoding histidine phosphatase family protein: MPQVVIIRPGCTDFAEQNRIQGALDIPLNPRGLQQVEEVVSQLAECPLEVLYADPSEASRRTAEAIADELGISVKLSEDLRNLDQGLWQGLQIDDVRHKYPKAYKQWQDSPETICPPEGETVPEALERVRRVLRKPLKKRKVMGIVVAEPLATIIASIVRKERLEMPEPNCQCHAAPRLEFVESSGTIAESLPEYLTPVGVSGDSAPVTEEARPHGKDSP, translated from the coding sequence ATGCCACAGGTCGTCATCATTCGGCCCGGATGCACGGATTTCGCCGAGCAGAACCGGATTCAGGGGGCGCTTGATATCCCATTGAATCCGCGCGGACTCCAACAAGTCGAGGAGGTCGTTTCCCAACTGGCGGAATGCCCACTCGAAGTCCTTTACGCAGATCCCAGTGAAGCGTCTCGGCGGACAGCCGAAGCCATCGCCGATGAGTTGGGGATTTCGGTCAAATTGTCTGAGGACCTGAGAAACCTCGACCAAGGGCTTTGGCAAGGTCTGCAAATTGATGACGTTCGCCACAAGTATCCCAAAGCCTACAAACAATGGCAGGATTCCCCGGAAACCATTTGCCCACCGGAGGGGGAAACCGTCCCCGAGGCATTGGAACGGGTTCGCCGGGTGTTGCGGAAGCCGCTCAAGAAACGTAAGGTGATGGGAATTGTTGTCGCCGAACCGTTGGCGACGATTATCGCCTCGATCGTTCGAAAAGAGCGTTTGGAAATGCCCGAACCGAATTGCCAATGCCATGCGGCTCCTCGTTTGGAGTTCGTGGAGTCCAGTGGCACCATTGCGGAATCATTGCCGGAATATTTGACGCCTGTGGGGGTCTCCGGGGACAGCGCTCCCGTGACTGAAGAGGCACGCCCGCATGGAAAGGATTCGCCGTGA
- a CDS encoding ATP-dependent helicase: MQHLAELNPPQREAVLTNSGPLLVLAGAGTGKTRVITYRMAELIRNGTPAERILSVTFTNKAAREMLGRAMSLLGGRRKTKPTISTFHSLCVKILRQEITALGYPADFTIYDRGDQEAAARTALRDIRVTDQTMRPADLLNRISQWKMVGVSPERAKDYTDHDLDFLAATAYRRYQQKLKSCGAVDFDDLLLLTLQLFDEYPETLQRQQDRFDHVQIDEYQDTNGTQFQIIEKLVEPHRNICVVGDDDQSIYGWRGAEVEHILNFAGHFPGAKVVRLEDNYRCTDRILDLANRLVRHNSARHDKVLRAHKRSASEVRCFAFEDEAKEAEFVVAEIESLVNREKVDPSDIAVLFRTNEQPRVLEQEFRRKRVRYVLLGGQSFFDRREIKDMLAYLKLLANPADEVSLLRIINVPARGVGTTSVEKLLERAVKSGRTLWETLPEAVEAGEVSKKAAQSAVAFYDLLNRYRSRFQESPKAMATHAEALIQEIGYDNEIAKQYPKEEMRVAKRAMLDQLVTALREHAERTEKPTLTNFLEESALIGGDDGFGKSDPMKSDGVRLMTLHSAKGLEFSRVYLVGMEEGILPHRRSLEVGEKSIAEERRLAYVGITRAKDHLTLTRAVARTKWGRKRDSHPSRFLWEMQNAHTVAES, encoded by the coding sequence ATGCAGCATCTTGCCGAATTGAATCCGCCGCAACGTGAGGCGGTTTTGACGAATTCCGGACCGTTGTTGGTGTTGGCCGGAGCGGGGACAGGAAAGACTCGCGTCATCACTTACCGGATGGCCGAACTGATCCGAAACGGGACGCCAGCGGAACGCATTCTCTCGGTGACGTTCACGAACAAAGCCGCTCGCGAGATGCTGGGGCGAGCAATGAGTTTGCTTGGGGGGCGGCGAAAAACGAAGCCGACCATCTCCACGTTTCACTCGCTGTGCGTGAAGATCCTGCGTCAAGAAATCACTGCGTTGGGGTACCCCGCTGATTTCACGATTTACGATCGTGGGGATCAAGAAGCCGCCGCCCGGACGGCGCTTCGGGATATTCGCGTGACCGATCAGACGATGCGACCGGCGGATCTGCTGAATCGGATCAGTCAGTGGAAGATGGTGGGCGTGTCCCCCGAGCGTGCGAAAGACTACACGGATCACGACCTCGATTTCCTGGCCGCCACTGCCTATCGGCGATATCAACAGAAACTGAAATCGTGTGGAGCAGTCGATTTCGATGATTTGCTGCTGCTGACTTTGCAACTCTTTGACGAGTATCCCGAGACGTTGCAACGTCAACAAGATCGTTTCGATCACGTGCAAATCGACGAATATCAGGACACGAACGGCACGCAGTTTCAAATCATTGAAAAACTCGTGGAACCCCATCGCAACATTTGCGTTGTCGGTGACGATGACCAATCAATCTACGGTTGGCGTGGCGCGGAGGTGGAGCACATTTTGAATTTCGCCGGTCATTTCCCGGGCGCAAAGGTGGTTCGGCTGGAAGACAATTACCGCTGCACCGATCGGATTTTGGACCTGGCGAACCGGCTGGTCCGGCACAACTCTGCTCGGCACGACAAAGTTCTGCGGGCCCACAAGCGTTCGGCGAGCGAGGTGCGTTGCTTCGCGTTTGAGGATGAAGCCAAGGAAGCCGAGTTCGTGGTTGCCGAGATCGAAAGTCTGGTGAATCGCGAGAAAGTTGATCCCAGCGACATCGCGGTTCTTTTCCGAACAAACGAGCAACCTCGTGTGCTTGAACAGGAGTTTCGCCGCAAGCGGGTGCGGTATGTGCTGCTTGGCGGGCAATCGTTCTTCGATCGTCGAGAAATCAAGGACATGCTGGCGTATTTGAAGCTGCTGGCGAATCCGGCGGATGAGGTTTCGTTGTTGCGGATCATCAATGTGCCCGCTCGCGGTGTGGGAACGACGTCGGTCGAGAAACTTCTCGAGCGAGCCGTCAAGAGTGGGCGGACATTGTGGGAAACACTACCGGAGGCGGTTGAAGCGGGCGAAGTCTCCAAGAAAGCCGCTCAATCGGCGGTTGCGTTTTACGATTTACTCAACCGTTATCGATCGCGGTTTCAGGAGTCTCCGAAGGCGATGGCTACCCATGCCGAAGCTCTGATTCAGGAGATCGGTTATGACAACGAAATTGCCAAGCAGTATCCGAAGGAGGAGATGCGGGTGGCCAAACGGGCGATGCTCGATCAACTGGTCACTGCACTTCGTGAACACGCTGAACGCACTGAAAAGCCGACGTTGACGAACTTTCTTGAAGAGTCCGCCCTGATCGGCGGCGACGACGGTTTTGGAAAGAGCGATCCTATGAAGAGTGACGGCGTGCGTTTGATGACGCTGCACTCCGCCAAAGGTCTGGAGTTCTCGCGGGTCTATTTGGTCGGTATGGAGGAAGGCATTCTCCCGCACCGCCGTTCGCTGGAAGTCGGAGAAAAAAGCATTGCTGAGGAACGCCGGCTGGCATATGTCGGCATCACACGGGCCAAGGATCACCTGACGCTCACGCGAGCTGTTGCACGAACGAAGTGGGGCCGCAAACGGGATTCGCACCCGTCACGGTTTCTTTGGGAAATGCAGAACGCCCACACGGTTGCAGAGTCTTAA
- the accD gene encoding acetyl-CoA carboxylase, carboxyltransferase subunit beta has product MENSAPSSPSNVEGNRPVKRPKRGVPEGLWIRCDGCRATVFRKQVEQNLGVCPECDHHFYVPAQTRIAQLLDEDSFEEWFSELSPSDPLGFKDKKPYAERLIAEQKKTGLKDACVVGRGYMRGRPLVFGLTDSAFIMGSMGSVVGEKLTRAIESATKRKLPVVIVSGSGGGARMHEGILSLMQMGKVSAALARFHEAGGLFISVLTNPTMGGVAASFASLGDIIIAEPKALVGFAGPRVVEATVKQPLPKDFQTSEFLLEHGFVDRIVARRDLRSEIARIFDYCGQ; this is encoded by the coding sequence ATTGAGAATTCGGCACCAAGCAGTCCATCGAATGTTGAAGGGAACCGGCCCGTGAAGCGTCCAAAACGGGGCGTGCCCGAGGGGTTGTGGATTCGTTGCGATGGTTGCCGTGCGACGGTATTCCGGAAGCAAGTCGAACAGAATTTGGGAGTCTGCCCCGAGTGCGACCATCACTTCTACGTGCCGGCTCAAACTCGAATCGCGCAGCTCTTGGATGAAGATAGTTTCGAAGAATGGTTTTCGGAGCTGTCTCCCAGTGACCCTCTGGGCTTCAAAGACAAGAAGCCCTATGCCGAGCGTCTGATCGCTGAACAGAAGAAAACCGGGTTGAAAGACGCTTGCGTTGTCGGACGCGGTTACATGCGTGGTCGCCCGCTGGTGTTCGGATTGACAGACTCCGCATTCATCATGGGGAGTATGGGGTCGGTTGTCGGCGAGAAGCTCACGCGGGCCATCGAAAGTGCAACGAAGCGAAAGTTGCCGGTCGTCATTGTCAGCGGTTCCGGTGGCGGTGCCCGAATGCATGAAGGCATTCTCTCGTTGATGCAAATGGGGAAAGTGTCCGCCGCGCTCGCACGGTTTCACGAAGCGGGCGGATTGTTTATCTCCGTTCTGACGAACCCCACAATGGGCGGGGTGGCAGCGAGTTTCGCGTCGTTGGGCGACATTATCATTGCTGAACCGAAAGCCCTCGTGGGATTCGCCGGCCCACGCGTTGTCGAGGCTACGGTGAAACAGCCACTCCCGAAAGACTTCCAAACCAGCGAATTCCTATTGGAACATGGTTTCGTGGATCGGATTGTCGCACGGAGAGATCTCCGCAGCGAGATCGCCCGGATCTTCGACTATTGCGGCCAATAA
- a CDS encoding serine/threonine protein kinase, with translation MIDFFKKLLGGGKKITKTDIDSRFNKVGRVGQGTMSKVWKAIDYTTGRTVALKVLDKEKTEKLEARFKGLDRPSEGEIAMQLKHPNVVRTLEHGWTRDAEQFLVMEYIEGSGLSFHVLNQSKLLQKKRLEFAIQLGQAIEYFHRENWIHRDICPRNVMVDENNVVKLIDFGLVVPNTPDFRKPGNRTGTAQYMAPELVKRQPTDQRIDVYSFGITTYEMFTKNFPWKLKSSSFEAVVQAINSPPTPIQEHCPKIDAELAEVLMKAIAARPDDRWSSMTRLLEALRTVHARTATGLTTSKQRS, from the coding sequence GTGATCGATTTTTTCAAGAAGCTCCTGGGCGGCGGGAAGAAAATCACCAAGACAGACATCGACTCCCGCTTCAACAAAGTGGGACGTGTCGGCCAAGGAACGATGTCGAAGGTCTGGAAGGCGATCGACTACACCACCGGTCGGACGGTCGCGTTGAAGGTTCTCGACAAGGAAAAAACCGAGAAGCTGGAGGCTCGGTTCAAAGGTCTCGATCGCCCATCCGAGGGTGAAATTGCGATGCAGCTTAAGCATCCCAATGTTGTTCGTACCCTCGAACACGGTTGGACTCGCGACGCGGAACAATTTCTGGTCATGGAGTACATCGAGGGGAGCGGGCTCAGTTTCCATGTGCTCAATCAGAGCAAGTTGCTCCAGAAAAAACGCCTGGAATTCGCAATTCAACTTGGTCAGGCGATCGAATACTTCCATCGGGAAAACTGGATTCACCGAGACATCTGCCCGCGAAACGTCATGGTGGACGAGAACAATGTGGTCAAGCTGATCGACTTTGGGCTCGTCGTGCCGAATACCCCCGACTTTCGCAAGCCGGGCAACCGCACGGGGACCGCTCAGTATATGGCACCGGAACTCGTGAAACGGCAGCCCACGGATCAGCGGATCGATGTCTATTCGTTTGGGATTACGACCTACGAAATGTTTACCAAGAACTTCCCTTGGAAACTGAAGTCGAGTTCGTTCGAGGCGGTGGTCCAGGCGATCAACAGCCCGCCAACACCCATTCAAGAGCATTGCCCCAAAATCGACGCTGAGTTAGCCGAGGTTCTGATGAAAGCCATCGCCGCACGACCGGACGATCGGTGGTCGTCGATGACGCGGTTATTGGAAGCTTTGCGAACGGTTCACGCACGCACCGCCACCGGTCTGACGACCTCCAAACAACGCTCGTAG